The Rattus norvegicus strain BN/NHsdMcwi chromosome 2, GRCr8, whole genome shotgun sequence nucleotide sequence ggttggttagggttagggttagggttagggttagggttagggttaggcttggttagggttagggttagggttaggcttggttagggttagggttagggttagttccatcagactaaggcaaatgtatacagagatgtgggttagggttagggttagggttagggttagggttagggttggttagggttagggttagggttagggttagggttatggttggttagtgttagggttaggcttggttagggttagggttagggttagggttggttagggttagggttagggttagttccatcagactaagggaaatgtatacagagatgtgggagatgggttagggttagggttagggttagggttagggttagggttagggttagggttagagttggttagggttagggttagggttagggttagggttagggttggttagggttagggttagggttagggtttgggttggttagggttagggttaggcttggttagggttagggttagggttagggttggttagggttagggttagggttagttccatcagactaaggcaaatgtatacagagatgtgggagatgggttagggttagggttagggttagggttagggttagggttagggttggttaggggtagggttagggttagggttagggttagggttggttagtgttagggttagggttagggttagggttagggttagggttggttatgtttagggttagggttagggttaggattagggttggttagggttagggttagggttagggttagggttcgggttagggttggttagggttagggttagggttaaggttggttagggttagggttagggttagggttagggttggttagggttagggttagggttagggttggttagggttagggttagggttagttccatcagactaaggcaaatgtatacagagatgtgggagatgagggttagggttagggttagggttagggttagggttagggttagggttggttagggttagggttagggttagggttggttagggttagggttagggttagggttagggttggttagggttagggttagggttagggttggttagggttagggttagggttggttagggttagggttagggttagggttagggttggttagggttagggttagggttagggttagggttagggttggttatgtttagggttagggttagggttagggttagggttggttagggttagggttagggttaacgttagggttagggttagggttggttagggttagggttagggttagggttggttagggttagggttagggttagggttagggttggttagggttagggttagggttagggttggttagggttagggttagggttggttagggttagggttagggttagggttagggttagggttggttagggttagggttagggttagggttagggttggttagggttagggttagggttagggttggttagggttagggttagggttagggttagggttggttagggttagggttagggttggttagggttagggttagggttggttagggttagggttagggttagggttagggttagggttggttagggttagggttagggttagggttagggttagggttggttagggttagggttagggttaggtttaaggttagggttggttagggttagggttagggttaaggttagggttagggttagggttggttagggttagggttagggttagttccatcagactaaggcaaatgtatacagagatgtgggagatgAGGCTTCAAGGTGGTACATTCATGTAGGATTGTTGTAGGCAAGAAATGGAAGTGATCTGGGGctatgttaaatgtaaagaaaaaagagaaggaggaggagatggagacagatgagaaggagaaggaagagaggaaggaggaggaagaagaggaagagtaagaggaagaggagagggaggagagggaggagtaggaagaggaagaggaggaggagaggaagagagggaagaggaggaagaggaggaggaggagagggagggagaggaagaggaggagggttagggttagggttagggttagggttagggttggttagggttagggttagggttagggttggttagggttagggttagggttagggttagggttggttagggttagggttagggttagggatagggttggttagggttagggttagggttagggttagggttggttagggttagggttagggttagggttggttagggttagggttaaggttagggttggttagggttagggttagggttagggttagggttagggttggttagggttagggttagggttagggttggttagggttagggttagggttagggttagggttagggttagttccatcagactaaggcaaatgtatacagagatgtgggagatgagggttagggttagggttagggttagggttagggttagggttagggttagggttggttagggttagggttagggttagggttagggttagggttagggttagggttggttagggttagggttagggtagtgttagggttagggttggttagggttagttccatcagactaaggcaaatgtatacagagatgtgggttagggttagggttagggttagggttagggttagggttagggttagggttggttatggttagggttagggttagggttagggttagggttagggttaggcttggttagggttagggttagggttaggcttgattagggttagggttagggttagttccatcagactaaggcaaatgtatacagagatgtgggttagggttagggttagggttagggttaggtttagggttagggttagggttagggttggttagggttagggttagggttagggttggttagggttagggttagggttagggttagggttagggttggttaggtttagggttagggttagggttagggttagggttggttagggttagggttagggttagggttggttagggttagggttagggttagggttagggttagggttggttaggtttagggttagggttagggttagggttagggttggttagggttagggttaggcttggttagggttagggttagggttagggttggttagggttagggttagggttagttccatcagactaaggcaaatgtatacagagatgtgggagatgaggcttcaagggttagggttagggttagggttagggttagggttagggttagggttagggttagggttagggttagggttggttagggttagggttagggttagggttagggttagggttagggttaggcttagggttaggcttggttagggttagggttagggttaggcttggttagggttagggttagggttagttccatcagactaaggcaaatgtatacagagatgtgggttagggttagggttagggttagggttagggttagggttagggttaggtttggttagggttagggttagggttagggttaggcttggttagggttagggttagggttagggttggttagggttagggttagggttagttccatcagactaaggcaaatgtatacagagatgtgggagatgggttagggttagggttagggttagggttagggttatggttagggttagggttggttagggttagggttagggttagggttagggttggttagggttagggttagggttagggttagggttagggttggttagggttagggttaggcttggttagggttagggttagggttagggttggttagggttagggttagggttagttccatcagactaaggcaaatgtatacagagatgtgggatagggttagggttagggttagggttagggttagggttagggttagggttagggttggttagggttagggttggttagggttagggttagggttagggttaggcttggttagggttagggttagggttagggttggttagggttagggttagggttagttccatcagactaaggcaaatgtatacagagatgtgggagatgggttagggttagggttagggttagggttggttagggttagggttggttagggttagggttagggttagggttagggttagggttagggttggttagggttagggttagggttagtgttagggttagggtttgttagggttagggttaggcttggttagggttagggttagggttagggttagggttagggttagggttggttagtgttagggttagggttagggttagggttggttagggttagggttaggcttggttagggttagggttagggttagggttggttagggttagggttagggttagttccatcagactaaggcaaatgtatacagagatgtgggagatgggttagggttagggttagggttagtgttagggttagggttagggttggttagggttagggttagggttagggttagggttagggttggttagggttagggttaggcttggttagggttagggttagggttagggttggttagggttagggttagggttagggttggttaggttagggttagggttagttccatcagactaaggcaaatgtatacagagatgtgggagatgAGGCTTCAAGGTGGTACATTCATGTAGGATTGTTGTAGGCAAGAAATGGAAGTGATCTGGGGctatgttaaatgtaaagaaaaaagagaaggaggaggagatggagacagatgagaaggagaaggaagagaggaaggaggaggaagaagaggaagagtaagaggaagaggagagggaggagagggaagaggaggaagaggaagaggaggaggagaggaagagagggaggaggaggaagaggaggaggaggagagggagggagaggaagaggaggagggggaggagagggaagagagggaggaggaggaagagtaggaggaggagggggaggagagggaagagagggaggaggaggaagaggaggaagcagacgAGGAGGAGAGATGACAATGAAAATGATGTTGATGACAACTTCAGGGACAGCTCCACAAATTGAAAGAACCATAGTCTGAGAAAAGAATGAAGTATTTCCTGGAGGTCTAGATGTTCAAGGGCTTGTGCCATCATGAATAAATTCCAACCAatttttagtttctgttattCCACATACAAGTGACATTCTAGGGCCTGTGCCTGATTGACCCAGTGGACCCCAAAAGCTGTCCTCCACCAAGGAGACCAACTAAGAATCCAAGagaggctagagagacggctcagcactCAATAGCACTGGTTCCTCTTCTAGAGAACCTGTTAggttctcagcaccacatggagGCTCTCGTTCCCAGgggatccgatgacctcttctgccctcctcagGCACTTGTATGCACACAGTGCAGATGCACATGCAGgcgaaacacccatacacatacaacaaaggaggaaaaaaaagaatccaccAAGTCTACAATCCAACTGCAGGAGGATGTTTCCTATGGATAAACTGAGCTGTTGTCTAAGAAGGGGGTTTGGGCAGGTAAAAAGAGACATTTTCTAAAGTGAGGAGGCCCAAGCCATAAAGGGCTTTGTCGATCATGGTAGGGAATGCAGAATTACTAAAGAGTtttgggaggagaggagacatGATGAATCCTAGGCGGAAGCTTATGACTAATTTAACCTGAGTATAATTTGTTTTCATCTTAACAAACCAATGTATCTCACGGGCGAACACGAGAGTACATGCTCTTCTTTTACTTCTTTCCGTGGGCCAACCAGGCGTGCCCTTTGGTTTTCCCCCCGAGGTCTGCTAGAGTAGGAGAGGAAACGTCCTGAGCAAATAAATCTCTGACCGGGAGTGTCTGCTCTGCCTGAGTCATATTCTCCCTTGGTTCACCTAGAAGCATCCTGGGTCTGTTGAGCAAGTCACTTGCTGAGTTTTTAAGGAGTTTGTAAGCCAGTTCTTCAGTTCGTTCACAACTACATTGTATAAACGTTGCATAAACATGGAGCAGAAGGTGACGTGTACTCAAAGCTTAGCATTTCCCAGTATGCTATTCATTTTTAGCACACGAGTCAGCTTTTTATCACTGTAACAAATACTGGACCCAGGCTTTGAGGAAAGAAAAGCTGTGCTAAATGTAGCAGATCAATAGCTTGGCCTTTGTGCGggtccccaaacaactggagtgggggcttaCCCTGACTCCATTGTCTGCCTCTTCCcctgctgggctgccttgtttggcctcagtgggagaggatgtgcctagtcctgcagtgacttgttgtgccagggtgggttgatattggggggtggaggggaccTCCTCCTGTCTCacaggtgtaggggagaggtacTGGAGGAGGGGTTCAGTGAGTGGGGACTAGGAAGAGGGGTTGGCttcaattgggatgtaaagtgaatgcatgcatgcatgaatgaatgaatgataagaAATGAAAAGTAGCACTATTCAGTTTGGGAGGTCTAATGGCAAAGCACTTGTGTCAGCTCAACTCTGGTGAGGGCTCTATGGTAGATGGCAGACAGTAAAGACTTACGGTGAGCAGTCATGTCTCACGCTAGGAAACAGAGATGTCTAGGAGGGCCACAATCAATCCTTATGTAGCCATTCTCATGGAAGAGCTATCAGGAGGTCACATTAGAACCATGAGGGAGTTGTGTGAGAAAGACCTCATGTCACTAGTAAGCTAAGGACCTTTGACTAGTccctacctcttttttttttcttttttttcggagctggggaccgaacccaggaccttgcgcttgctaggcaagtgctctaccgctgagctaaatccccaacccctagtccctacctcttaaaggttccaccaGCTGCTTTGGGGACCAAGCCTCCTATTACATGGACTGTTGGGGACATTCAAACCATAGCCCCAAGGTCACTTATATCCATTGTTCATTGCATATGCATTGGGTGGTAGGTAAACTTGATGCTGTGCTACTGGACATCTCCTAACTCTGCCGGTGACATCACATTGGTAGCTCAGAATGGATAATGGTGGACGAATTTATACAAAGCAAGTAAGAAAAACCTGCAAGCTAGGGCTGCTTTATCTCAGAGAGAATTGTTAAACATTTACTAGCATAcaactctccctccctttcctgggACCCCTAACTCCAAAAGAATAAGAATCAGAAACTGAGGCAGTCTTTTGACTCAATTGATAGgtcaagagaaaaacaaagattaaaagtCAAGTtagttttatttgttctgttaACAATCTAACACGTAGTTATTAGTTCTGACACAAGAGTGGGGAGGATTGGAAAAATACAGAATGAAAAATACCACCAGCCCAGGTTGCCGCTCGCTCGTGAGGGGTTTCTCAGTGAAGTTAACTTTGAACGCATCTCTTTAGCTATTTTACTTATGTTTCACAGATGGCAAAGAGGGTGCACAGAGAAGGCAAAGGAgctatttccttttctctccaggCACATTTCTGAATTCTTCTAGAATCTGTGTTCTGCCCTGGAAACTTCCAGAAGGCAGTAAGAATAGAGACTCTAGTCTGTCCCCCCTCCACATGGTGGCCACTGCCAGAGTTGAATGGCAACTTCTCCCCCCGTCTCTGGGAGCAGCAGTGTCAAAAGCAGTGGCAGCTGTGTTGTCTTCTTACCTTACTGGTGAATCTGGAATTACTTTTCCTctacctcctcccttcccccaaagaCATAATTAGTTATACTACAATAATTTCAAGTTAGGGGAACCTCCCTGTGTCTTCTGTCATAATTTCTAGGCACATGCTACATCTTACAGAACACATTTATACTCTGAGGAGTTTTCCAGCCAACCTATCCTCCCACACTTTTTACCTAGACTGTGCTAGCTTTGGCTGGGCAATTGTTTATGAGTGACATACACAGAGGTCTAGTTTGGAGTcagaggaagaagacaggaggAGGATGGAGTGGTATAAGAGCTGCTGTTGGGTTCTTGGCTCATTCTTACCCCTCATGTGCCCTTCGCCCCCTCAGGAACTGAAGAGCGGTGATCTGCACTAGTCTCTCCTTTGGCCTTCCCTGGGGTTTCagcctctttttctctcttcctctttccctcttcttcctctttcttctgcctcAAGTCAGCTTCAGAGGTTGGCATATCCTTCCTTCTTTGTACATGAGCTCTGGTAAGATGAGCCCATTAGCATCACTTGCAACAGAGTCTCATATGATTAAAGATGTTCTTGTGTGTAGGCCTTCAGGACCATCCCCTCATTTTATCCATGGTCCCACGGTTTCCCAGTCTCACAGTTTAACAAGCTGGGCATTATTTAGGGACCTAACAGGAGCTGTGGGACAGCTGAAGAAGAGGAAGTGCCTAACAATCACTTAAGTAATAGCCTACCTGTCCCTGGTCATTATATGGAATCAAGATTTTGATGAGTCTTTTCTGAGGAAGATGGCAGCCACCTACCTGTTCTCTACCCTGTCTTACTGCTGTCTGAGGAACCTCTCAGGAATTGGTGCCACAAAGCAGGCTTCCAGTGTGGCAGCCAACTCGTCAGTCCTTACTAACCCGGGAGGTGGTGGTGCCACGGAGGTATGGAGAGGATAACAGGCAATGATAACATAGCCACTAACTGGCGGAAGTAGGAAGAAGATCCCTATTGTTGGTGCCTATGTCTGTTTCTTCCAACTAGACTCCTTTCTGTTGGGAAGGACAAAAGGGAAATGGCAGGTTATGTGGGCCCCTGAGCAGGTGTGGGCAGGGAAGCCAGACACTGCTTCACGTAAGGGAATAACTCGCTGGCATCCAAGCAAGACATGGAGGCCAGCAACCCTCCCTCACAGCTCTGAAACTGCTTCCAAACACCACTGGCAATGTCACCTTAAAACAggatttgattttttcttttctctttttttttaaatttggtcttAGTCCAGATACCGGGATCGAACTCAAGACCTTGagaaagaagtttcttttttaaatgggaaGCAAAGCTATAGGGTGAGAGGGATGCCTGTGGGGGTCAAGAACACTCTGGCTTCTCAGGCTTGGGATTTGGTTACTGTTCTCACGGTACAGGACAGGGTCTGCACCTGGATGTTATTGCCTGGTAGGGGTAAGACTCCAGCAGTGAGCAGAAAGTTCAGTGTTGAGCAGGTGAGTGCTTCCTTCCATTTAACTGTCTATTACCAGACACATTCCTCTACTGAaagtttgttactttgttttttagATACATATATAGTTAGTCCTTTTCTTTTAACTATAGATTTCCTAGGCATAGTTACAAAAGAGATAAACCAAACCTTTCGGGGAATTTATCTTTGAAACTGTTTTGGCTGAGAATGTGGCACCAGGCAATGAGAACAGTAACCTTCAGAGGGAGGAATCATTTTTTGAAGGCTTATCcaagaacaaataaatatgttaaaatgAAGGTGGTAGCCAGAGGGTTGAAAAGGACTTTCCCACTTTGAGAGGGTGCTGGCAGGGAGTGGAGCCCGTGAAAGGGCAATTTTGCTGGGTCCCTTGGTCCCCTGTTCAAGTCTCTGTCCTGTTAACTTAGTTTCTTCACTCCCTATGCATCCTTGGTACACGGTCCAAGGGGCAAAGGGTTTATGTATGTTCAGACTCTTGACATCGGGATCCCATCCTCTACAGGGTGCACACTCGAGAACCATGCATTTCAAGCACATAAAAagtcacaaaagaaaccttataTTTTAAGTGAGTGTGCTggacagttttatgtcaagttgacacaagctagagtcatcagagaggagggatcctcaattgagaaaatgccttcttaGGTctgcctgtaggcaagcctgtagggcattttcttaattagtgattgatgtggaagggcccagcccattgtaggtggtgttATTCCTGGGCTGGTAGCCCTGGGGTCTATAAGCAAGCAGGCTGAAcaaagccatgaggaacaaaccagtaagtagctcccctctatggcttctgcatcagctcctgcctcctggtttcTGCTCTGTTTAAGATCCTGTCCtggtttccttcagtgatggatgactgtgtggaagtgtaagccgaataaacccttccctGTCTAGCTTGCcgtttgatcatggtgtttcatcatagcaataccAACCCAAACTAAGGCTGTACTTTATGATTTTGTGTTGGGCTGCATTCACGGCTCTCCTGGGCTGGACAGAAAGCTTGTTATCTCTGgcttattctttaaaaaatcagATAGCTAGGTATCAAGGTCATGATCACCTGATTTTATCCATATTATCTaacatctgtctatctatctatctatctatctatctatctatctatctatctatccatccatccatctacctccctccctccctagctacctacctacctactaacctacttatccatccatccatccatccatccatccatccatccaactatcatttatctatctatataccaTCTGTTCTAAAAATCAATTGACTGAGTGAAATTGTTCCCTGTGtgaaatgtacatatatacttgACATTCTTCCCCTGATGGCCTCAATGAAGTGGGTTTGTAGAACGAGTATAGGGGACGAGGCCTATGAGAGGCCCCTTTAGTCTCTCTCTTTTAGGGATAAAGTTTGGACTGGATACTGCCTGAGCATCCAGTGAGTAGGTAATAGAGTAAGATGCTTTCTCCCCCTGTCACTTCTCCGCTGGTAGCTTTTTGGTGTCCATTCTACCTGAGCAAAGCTTGAGAGCTGCCTCCCTCAGGACAGGCCTGTGGGCAGACATCTTCCAGTTTGGAACTggtccagctcccagccctggtgAAAGGAGATGCAGACTTTAGGTTGAATGCTGATGTTGGaagaagagaatttttaaaaaggatttttgtTGCTTCAGGGAAGAAAACCGCAATGGGGCTTGAAAGCCTAAAGCCTTTTCATTTCACAGGGAGATGTCTGATAGCTCACTTGCTTCCTCTTACTGTGCTCAGGGCAGAATTCTTTCTGATACAAAGGTTCGATTGCTTTAAACCGGGGGCAGGGTGACCCAACAGAACGGGTCAGCAAGAATTCTGGGCATCTCTGGACTGATGACTTAAAACATTTCAAAGTGGTAAAATGCGGTTGggaaaccacaaaaaaaaaaaaaaaaaaaaaaaaaaaaaaaaaggccaagactgtaaaaaaaaaaaaagtgagaccaATTCTTTAGCAAATCTGGGCTCATTAATGTAAACTGATATTGCAACTTACTACCACACAGGTTAAATTTGGATACATTGCATTTGGTCCCCATATTGTATTTAAAATCAAGTTGCTAAAATTTcaattatattttgaatttctggTTTCTCATAAAACAAcaacgaaacaaaaacaaacaaacaacagacgtCCAGGCATCAAGGAAACCACCGCCTGGAAGTGGCCAGCTACTGTCCCGCTCTCCAACTTTCACCGCCTTAtctctccctatctccctatCTATCTACTAGAGCAGGGCAACGTTTGCTATTTAAATCAACTGCCTGGGCCCTGTAGGCTTTTGAGTTTGAGACATCTCATGTGGGATAGGTGGCTTCTGCTTGGGAAGTGCTGGGGTACAGAATCTCACTGTCAGTGAGCACGAGAGAAGACTAGTAAAAGGCTATGAGGTAATCGTGATTCTGACCTGATGGGTTTCCGTGGAGAATGGAGGAGGAAGCCAAGCCCCGTCCCCCCACCTTCCCAATAGCAGTTGGCATAGAAGACCAGGGCAGGCATATGAAACTAAGAACTTCACTAGGACAGTGGGTTTACCTTGACAGGCCCTACACATGGGAAAGGCAGTCCCCTAGTTGGACAGCGTGCATTGTTCTAGAACAGCATCTATCCAACCCGGGGTGGGAGTGACCCAAGGGACACAGAAGACTCAAAGTATATTGGCACCAGCCGGGTTTATCTTGGTCTGTATTAGCTGGAGGTGGGGTATCTTTCTTCTGTACCGTGTCATATGGTGAGATCATCAGACCTGGCCCTGCTGCTggctttgctcagcctgctcaAGGGCCGGTTGTCATCGGTTGTCAGCTCTGGACAGAGTGTGGGCGCTTTCTCTGCAGACAGCCCTTGCTTGGTTACCTTTTCAGCTTGCAGCTCTTCTTTCTCATCATCCTTCCCTACCCCAGGGGTCTCTACTTTCTCCCCGTCTGGCACTGCAACCGTCTCCTGCCCTTCCGGGGCCACCTTCTCTGCTTCTTGCTTCTTCTCTCCCACTTCCGGTTCCACAGCCTCCTCTACGGGCTGCTCTTCCCGCTCCACTTCCTGGGCCCCCACCTGAGCATAAGAAGGCAGGGTTTCTTGGTAACCCCGTGACATATCTGCCAGGGGTCCTGTGCCGATCTTCTCCTCAAACTGACTAAAAGGCTTGGCTGACAGGGGGCTGGTCTCCACCATTCCAACCTCCGTCAAAGGGAAATAGTGTGAAACGATCTTCTCTTCTTCTAGGAGCTGGTAGCCCTTGGCTTTCTGGATGGAGGAAACTGCAATGGAGTGGAGGGACTTCTCGGCAATCTCCCCCAGTGGTTGCTCTGCAGGCCTCTTGAAGGCAGACCGGATTCCCTTCATGCCCAGGTGGCTCATCTCCATGATGTTGAGGAAGAGGGACACAAAAGCAACGGACAACATGAAGAGGATGAAGATGGTTTTCTCAGTAGGCCGGGACACAAAGCAGTCCACCACATTGGGGCAGGGCCACCGGCTGCAGCGATAGAGGGGCAGGATGCGGAAACCATACAGGAAGTAATGGCCCACGATGAAGCCCACCTCAAAGAGGGTCTTGAAGATGATGTGGCAGACATAGGTCCTTAGCAGTGTGCCCTCCAGCCGGAACTTCTTGGTGCctttgctactgctgctgctcttcctgaTGCTGGCCTGGTCTGGGGCGATTGGTACCCTCTCACCCCCGTTGCTGCGAGACTGCTGACAGAGCTCCTCAGCCTCACGATCCTTTCGCTTCTCCTCC carries:
- the Gja8 gene encoding gap junction alpha-8 protein (The RefSeq protein has 2 substitutions compared to this genomic sequence); the encoded protein is MGDWSFQGNILEEVNEHSTVIGRVWLTVLFIFRILILGTAAEFVWGDEQSDFVCNTQQPGCENVCYDEAFPISHIRLWVLQIIFVSTPSLMYVGHAVHHVRMEEKRKDREAEELCQQSRSNGGERVPIAPDQASIRKSSSSSKGTKKFRLEGTLLRTYVCHIIFKTLFEVGFIVGHYFLYGFRILPLYRCSRWPCPNVVDCFVSRPTEKTIFILFMLSVAFVSLFLNIMEMSHLGMKGIRSAFKRPAEQPLGEIAEKSLHSIAVSSIQKAKGYQLLEEEKIVSHYFPLTEVGMVETSPLSAKPFSQFEEKIGTGPLADMSRGYQETLPSYAQVGAQEVEREEQPVEEAVEPELGEKKQEAEKVAPEGQETVAVPDGEKVETPGVGKDDEKEELQAEKVTKQGLSAEKAPTLCPELTTDDNRPLSRLSKASSRARSDDLTI